The Cardiocondyla obscurior isolate alpha-2009 linkage group LG25, Cobs3.1, whole genome shotgun sequence genome has a segment encoding these proteins:
- the LOC139111754 gene encoding myotubularin-related protein 10-B isoform X2 — protein sequence MENKSSNNFISYVGLEEHELQTFSSSRRNSLIEHSIKLLPGEVLIAEAQSVLMFSPVSDLKQGISGVLSVTNFKLAFVTSGDSNGENIIHQQNHLYGYMDTCLTNIDEIYVTIGDKKRKLIPGSTVPSKVKGIFIICKNLRTWSFSFKFSPLGHGKNLLTTLLHHAFPSRHQLLFAYDYKEAYYSSLDKNVQLFREISDWQKELKRTLCKDEIRKGWRLSMVNAKFQLCPSLSQYVVVPASVTDSQLTDAARHFQGNRPPVWSWTNVHGAALVKMSELLPTITERMQENIMFENVRKSHPQKIAPVVIELNKEINVKLIATSFSKFISLCTPGKYSIENIRQFWIQDNNFYSLLDNTKWLKHISYCLQKTVEVCEHLNSGISVILQGAARDLCCVISSLAQLSLDQHFRTIAGFQSLLQKEWVAGGHPFCDRLGHIVKANSEKSPVFLLYLDCVWQLCHQYPTEFEFTETYLTTLWDVAHVSVFDTFIFNCERDRAVAAMDPNTPLVLRSVWDWREQFNEQDILLFYNPLFVSRSANRTENELIAVKPSYTVSSLELWTQCYFRWIPSLEIRNGGQRHIELYIRLLQNDVNQLKINENRVSSMDKVGICSLHTNIDSFYPFSNNRSGNTVSAPIMNSSILLSESLLDAQSLITATD from the exons atggaaaataaaagtagCAACAATTTTATTAGTTACGTGGGACTGGAGGAGCACGAACTGCAG ACCTTCAGCTCCAGTCGGCGCAACTCGCTGATCGAGCACAGCATTAAACTGCTACCGGGAGAGGTTCTTATCGCCGAGGCGCAAAGTGTCCTTATGTTCTCGCCTGTCAGTGATCTAAAGCAAGGCATTTCTGGCGTTCTATCTGTGACCAATTTTAAGCTCGCCTTTGTTACAAGCGGCGATTCAAATGGAGAG AACATTATACATCAACAAAACCACTTATATGGATATATGGATACATGTTTGACAAATATCGATGAGATTTATGTTACAATAGGAGACAAAAAGAGAAAGCTGATCCCTGGCAGTACTGTACCATCAAAAGTGAaaggaatatttattatctgtaaa AATCTAAGAACATGGTCATTCTCCTTTAAATTTTCACCTCTTGGGCATGGAAAAAATCTTCTGACTACTCTGTTACATCACGCTTTTCCAAGTCGGCATCAGCTGTTATTTGCCTATGACTACAA AGAAGCTTACTACAGTAGTCTTGACAAAAATGTACAATTGTTTCGAGAGATTTCAGACTGgcaaaaagaattgaaaagaACATTGTGTAAAGATGAGATTAGAAAAGGTTGGAGATTATCTATGGTTAATGCAAAATTTCAGCTTTGTCCAAG TTTATCACAATATGTAGTTGTGCCTGCATCTGTGACTGATAGTCAGTTGACAGATGCAGCCAGACATTTTCAAGGTAATAGACCACCGGTGTGGTCCTGGACAAACGTACACGGCGCGGCATTAGTGAAAATGTCTGAATTATTACCGACGATTACAGAGAGGATGCAAGAGAACATTATGTTCGAAAATGTTCGTAAAAGCCATCCTCAAAAAATAGCCCCAGTTGTTATAGAattgaataaagaaattaatgtaaaattaatagcgACAAGTTTTAGCAAATTTATTAGCTTATGCACTCCAGGTAAATATTCAAttg agaACATCAGACAATTCTGGATTCaagataacaatttttattcgttgtTAGATAATACGAAATGGCTTAAGCATATATCGTATTGCCTGCAAAAGACAGTTGAAGTCTGCGAGCATCTTAATTCAGGAATTTCCGTCATCTTACAAG GTGCTGCCAGAGACTTATGCTGCGTTATATCGAGTTTAGCGCAATTATCACTGGATCAACACTTTCGTACTATAGCAGGTTTTCAATCGTTATTACAAAAAGAATGGGTGGCTGGCGGCCACCCGTTTTGCGATAGACTAGGTCACATCGTGAAAGCTAATTCTGAAAAG tcTCCAGTGTTTCTCTTATACCTTGACTGTGTTTGGCAATTGTGTCATCAGTATCCAACAGAGTTTGAATTCACGGAAACATATCTGACCACCCTGTGGGACGTGGCACATGTTTCCGTCTTcgatacatttattttcaattgcgAGAGAGATCGGGCGGTGGCAGCTATG GATCCAAATACGCCTCTCGTACTTCGTAGCGTGTGGGACTGGCGGGAACAGTTTAATGAGCAAGATATCTTGTTGTTTTACAACCCTTTGTTCGTTTCTCGCAGCGCCAACAGAACGGAAAACGAATTGATAGCCGTGAAACCTTCGTATACGGTTTCCAGTCTCGAACTTTGGACGCAATGCTACTTTCGTTGGATACCGTCGCTCGAAATTCGTAACGGCGGGCAGAGGCATATCGAGCTTTACATTAGGTTACTTCAAAATGACGTAAATCAActtaaaataaacgagaaCCGTGTCTCGTCGATGGACAAAGTTGGTATCTGCTCTCTCCACACGAATATCGACAGCTTTTATCCTTTTAGCAACAACAGATCAGGAAATACTGTCAGTGCACCGATTATGAACAGCTCGATTCTGTTAAGCGAGAGTTTATTAGACGCGCAATCATTAATAACTGCGACCGATTGA
- the LOC139111754 gene encoding myotubularin-related protein 10-B isoform X1: protein MENKSSNNFISYVGLEEHELQTFSSSRRNSLIEHSIKLLPGEVLIAEAQSVLMFSPVSDLKQGISGVLSVTNFKLAFVTSGDSNGENIIHQQNHLYGYMDTCLTNIDEIYVTIGDKKRKLIPGSTVPSKVKGIFIICKNLRTWSFSFKFSPLGHGKNLLTTLLHHAFPSRHQLLFAYDYKEAYYSSLDKNVQLFREISDWQKELKRTLCKDEIRKGWRLSMVNAKFQLCPSLSQYVVVPASVTDSQLTDAARHFQGNRPPVWSWTNVHGAALVKMSELLPTITERMQENIMFENVRKSHPQKIAPVVIELNKEINVKLIATSFSKFISLCTPGKYSIENIRQFWIQDNNFYSLLDNTKWLKHISYCLQKTVEVCEHLNSGISVILQEGAARDLCCVISSLAQLSLDQHFRTIAGFQSLLQKEWVAGGHPFCDRLGHIVKANSEKSPVFLLYLDCVWQLCHQYPTEFEFTETYLTTLWDVAHVSVFDTFIFNCERDRAVAAMDPNTPLVLRSVWDWREQFNEQDILLFYNPLFVSRSANRTENELIAVKPSYTVSSLELWTQCYFRWIPSLEIRNGGQRHIELYIRLLQNDVNQLKINENRVSSMDKVGICSLHTNIDSFYPFSNNRSGNTVSAPIMNSSILLSESLLDAQSLITATD, encoded by the exons atggaaaataaaagtagCAACAATTTTATTAGTTACGTGGGACTGGAGGAGCACGAACTGCAG ACCTTCAGCTCCAGTCGGCGCAACTCGCTGATCGAGCACAGCATTAAACTGCTACCGGGAGAGGTTCTTATCGCCGAGGCGCAAAGTGTCCTTATGTTCTCGCCTGTCAGTGATCTAAAGCAAGGCATTTCTGGCGTTCTATCTGTGACCAATTTTAAGCTCGCCTTTGTTACAAGCGGCGATTCAAATGGAGAG AACATTATACATCAACAAAACCACTTATATGGATATATGGATACATGTTTGACAAATATCGATGAGATTTATGTTACAATAGGAGACAAAAAGAGAAAGCTGATCCCTGGCAGTACTGTACCATCAAAAGTGAaaggaatatttattatctgtaaa AATCTAAGAACATGGTCATTCTCCTTTAAATTTTCACCTCTTGGGCATGGAAAAAATCTTCTGACTACTCTGTTACATCACGCTTTTCCAAGTCGGCATCAGCTGTTATTTGCCTATGACTACAA AGAAGCTTACTACAGTAGTCTTGACAAAAATGTACAATTGTTTCGAGAGATTTCAGACTGgcaaaaagaattgaaaagaACATTGTGTAAAGATGAGATTAGAAAAGGTTGGAGATTATCTATGGTTAATGCAAAATTTCAGCTTTGTCCAAG TTTATCACAATATGTAGTTGTGCCTGCATCTGTGACTGATAGTCAGTTGACAGATGCAGCCAGACATTTTCAAGGTAATAGACCACCGGTGTGGTCCTGGACAAACGTACACGGCGCGGCATTAGTGAAAATGTCTGAATTATTACCGACGATTACAGAGAGGATGCAAGAGAACATTATGTTCGAAAATGTTCGTAAAAGCCATCCTCAAAAAATAGCCCCAGTTGTTATAGAattgaataaagaaattaatgtaaaattaatagcgACAAGTTTTAGCAAATTTATTAGCTTATGCACTCCAGGTAAATATTCAAttg agaACATCAGACAATTCTGGATTCaagataacaatttttattcgttgtTAGATAATACGAAATGGCTTAAGCATATATCGTATTGCCTGCAAAAGACAGTTGAAGTCTGCGAGCATCTTAATTCAGGAATTTCCGTCATCTTACAAG AAGGTGCTGCCAGAGACTTATGCTGCGTTATATCGAGTTTAGCGCAATTATCACTGGATCAACACTTTCGTACTATAGCAGGTTTTCAATCGTTATTACAAAAAGAATGGGTGGCTGGCGGCCACCCGTTTTGCGATAGACTAGGTCACATCGTGAAAGCTAATTCTGAAAAG tcTCCAGTGTTTCTCTTATACCTTGACTGTGTTTGGCAATTGTGTCATCAGTATCCAACAGAGTTTGAATTCACGGAAACATATCTGACCACCCTGTGGGACGTGGCACATGTTTCCGTCTTcgatacatttattttcaattgcgAGAGAGATCGGGCGGTGGCAGCTATG GATCCAAATACGCCTCTCGTACTTCGTAGCGTGTGGGACTGGCGGGAACAGTTTAATGAGCAAGATATCTTGTTGTTTTACAACCCTTTGTTCGTTTCTCGCAGCGCCAACAGAACGGAAAACGAATTGATAGCCGTGAAACCTTCGTATACGGTTTCCAGTCTCGAACTTTGGACGCAATGCTACTTTCGTTGGATACCGTCGCTCGAAATTCGTAACGGCGGGCAGAGGCATATCGAGCTTTACATTAGGTTACTTCAAAATGACGTAAATCAActtaaaataaacgagaaCCGTGTCTCGTCGATGGACAAAGTTGGTATCTGCTCTCTCCACACGAATATCGACAGCTTTTATCCTTTTAGCAACAACAGATCAGGAAATACTGTCAGTGCACCGATTATGAACAGCTCGATTCTGTTAAGCGAGAGTTTATTAGACGCGCAATCATTAATAACTGCGACCGATTGA
- the LOC139111753 gene encoding splicing factor Cactin-like, whose product MEKRSRDRSGHRSRKVRDDDREIRDRSERRPGDAKSRRKHSTKSREKRKKSKDNSRSRRESRKSSKRKNRKRDSSSSSSTSSSSSSSSSSSSSSSSSSSDSKKSSNGSSTDSSSNSTKLLEKLQKQRQKQVEDRKRQKEVMKATETPEEKRLRRLRKKEAKERKRKERMGWDNDYLHYTNTDNPFGDGNILSTFVWSKKLGKEGLLGVGREELEMRNRHKQEENKRELEKVKKRRQERELERQQREEEMTMLQRGKEAAQLEQWARQEDQFHLEQARLRSRIRIQDGRAKPIDLLAKYISAEEEVDAVEMHEPYTYLQGLQVKDLEDLIEDIKVYKELERGKNLDYWNDITVIVEDELHKLRKRERTEYEVAVGRREGIHESVAKDVTAIFKGKTASQLEALQVQIQAKITGKPEGVDIGYWESLLSQLKAHMARARLRDRHQENLRKKLEVLRAEQGVARTENEAEGFQTQESEFTMKQNEPSSSTAVENNENSSSEDDQEEKNAADDLLSESFREYETGGYSPTYISYSQLEPGTLVTQENEDSQRLEYARQQVLSTGRKIQNVLTTEEQAMHREARKGMGSDEAQFSVESSLEAQIYLWSDKYRPRKPRYFNRVHTGFEWNKYNQTHYDMDNPPPKIVQGYKFNIFYPDLIDKNTTPEYFLTPCADNKDFAILRFHAGPPYEDIAFKIVNREWEYSYKRGFRCQFHNNIFQLWFHFKRYRYRR is encoded by the exons ATGGAAAAGCGTTCGCGTGATCGCAGCGGTCACAGATCGAGGAAGGTGCGCGACGACGATCGAGAGATCCGCGATCGCTCAGAGCGCCGACCCGGAGACGCGAAATCCAGACGCAAGCACTCGACTAAGTCCAGGGAGAAACGTAAAAAGTCGAAGGACAATTCTCGCTCACGTCGCGAGTCGCGGAAGTCTTCCAAGCGTAAAAATCGCAAGAG ggattcgtcatcgtcgtcatcgacgtcgtcgtcctcttcttcgtcttcgtcttcgtcttcgtcttcgtcttcgtcCTCGTCAGACTCGAAGAAATCCAGTAACGGTTCGTCCACAGATTCGTCTTCCAATTCCACCAAGTTGCTGGAGAAGCTACAGAAGCAACGGCAGAAGCAGGTAGAAGATCGTAAACGTCAAAAGGAAGTGATGAAAGCCACCGAGACGCCGGAAGAGAAGCGTCTCCGTCGTctcagaaaaaaagaagccaAAGAACGTAAGCGAAAAGAGAGAATGGGCTGGGACAATGATTACCTGCATTATACGAATACGGATAATCCGTTCGGAGATGGCAATATTTTATCTACTTTTGTATGGTCGAAAAAACTGGGGAAAGAAGGCCTGCTTGGTGTAGGCAGAGAGGAACTAGAAATGCGAAACAGGCACAAACAAGAGGAAAACAAACGGGAGTTAGAGAAGGTGAAAAAGAGGAGGCAAGAGAGAGAATTAGAGCGGCAgcagagagaggaagagatgACTATGCTGCAAAGAGGCAAGGAAGCCGCTCAGCTGGAGCAATGGGCCCGTCAGGAAGATCAATTTCACCTCGAGCAAGCTCGGCTGAGATCCCGCATTAGGATTCAGGACGGTCGTGCGAAACCTATCGATCTTCTCGCAAAATACATTAGTGCAGAGGAAGAGGTTGACGCTGTAGAAATGCATGAGCCTTACACATACTTGCAAGGTCTGCAAGTAAAGGATTTAGAAGACCTCATAGAGGAcataaaagtttataaagaACTGGAAAGAGGTAAAAATTTGGATTACTGGAACGATATAACGGTGATTGTAGAAGATGAGTTACACAAACTCCGGAAGCGAGAACGAACAGAATACGAAGTTG ctgttGGTAGAAGAGAAGGAATTCACGAATCGGTAGCTAAAGACGTCACAGCTATTTTTAAGGGTAAAACTGCGTCGCAACTGGAGGCCTTACAAGTGCAGATTCAGGCGAAAATTACAGGGAAGCCAGAAGGTGTCGACATCGGATATTGGGAAAGTCTTTTGTCTCAGTTAAAAG CTCATATGGCGAGGGCACGGTTGAGAGATCGACATCAAgaaaatttacgtaaaaagTTGGAAGTTCTAAGAGCCGAGCAAGGAGTAGCCCGAACTGAGAACGAGGCTGAAGGCTTCCAAACTCAGGAAAGCGAGTTCACTATGAAGCAGAACGAACCTTCATCCAGCACAGCTGttgaaaataacgaaaatagTAGTTCTGa AGATGATCAAGAGGAAAAAAACGCTGCCGATGATTTGTTATCCGAATCATTTCGCGAGTATGAGACGGGCGGCTATTCGCCTACTTATATATCATATTCACAACTGGAACCGGGTACGCTCGTCACCCAGGAAAACGAGGATAGTCAGCGATTGGAATACGCGAGGCAGCAAGTTCTAAGCACCGGTAGGAAAATCCAGAACGTGTTGACGACCGAGGAACAGGCGATGCACAGAGAGGCGCGGAAAGGCATGGGCTCAGACGAAGCGCAATTTAGCGTCGAATCATCGTTAGAGgctcaaatttatttgtggTCTGATAAATATCGGCCACGTAAACCGCGTTACTTCAATCGCGTGCATACTGGATTCGAATGGAACAAGTATAATCAGACGCATTATGATATGGATAATCCGCCGCCTAAGATTGTACAAGGATACAAATTCAATATCTTTTATCCAGATTTGATCGATAAAAATACAACACCAGAGTATTTTCTT ACACCTTGCGCCGACAACAAGGATTTCGCTATTCTACGATTTCACGCAGGCCCGCCCTACGAGGAcattgcatttaaaattgtcaatCGTGAATGGGAATACTCATACAAGCGAGGGTTCAGATGTCAGTTTCACAACAACATTTTCCAGCTGTGGTTTCATTTCAAGCGATATAGATATCGCCGTTAA
- the LOC139111754 gene encoding myotubularin-related protein 10-B isoform X3 produces the protein MENKSSNNFISYVGLEEHELQTFSSSRRNSLIEHSIKLLPGEVLIAEAQSVLMFSPVSDLKQGISGVLSVTNFKLAFVTSGDSNGENIIHQQNHLYGYMDTCLTNIDEIYVTIGDKKRKLIPGSTVPSKVKGIFIICKNLRTWSFSFKFSPLGHGKNLLTTLLHHAFPSRHQLLFAYDYKEAYYSSLDKNVQLFREISDWQKELKRTLCKDEIRKGWRLSMVNAKFQLCPSLSQYVVVPASVTDSQLTDAARHFQGNRPPVWSWTNVHGAALVKMSELLPTITERMQENIMFENVRKSHPQKIAPVVIELNKEINVKLIATSFSKFISLCTPENIRQFWIQDNNFYSLLDNTKWLKHISYCLQKTVEVCEHLNSGISVILQEGAARDLCCVISSLAQLSLDQHFRTIAGFQSLLQKEWVAGGHPFCDRLGHIVKANSEKSPVFLLYLDCVWQLCHQYPTEFEFTETYLTTLWDVAHVSVFDTFIFNCERDRAVAAMDPNTPLVLRSVWDWREQFNEQDILLFYNPLFVSRSANRTENELIAVKPSYTVSSLELWTQCYFRWIPSLEIRNGGQRHIELYIRLLQNDVNQLKINENRVSSMDKVGICSLHTNIDSFYPFSNNRSGNTVSAPIMNSSILLSESLLDAQSLITATD, from the exons atggaaaataaaagtagCAACAATTTTATTAGTTACGTGGGACTGGAGGAGCACGAACTGCAG ACCTTCAGCTCCAGTCGGCGCAACTCGCTGATCGAGCACAGCATTAAACTGCTACCGGGAGAGGTTCTTATCGCCGAGGCGCAAAGTGTCCTTATGTTCTCGCCTGTCAGTGATCTAAAGCAAGGCATTTCTGGCGTTCTATCTGTGACCAATTTTAAGCTCGCCTTTGTTACAAGCGGCGATTCAAATGGAGAG AACATTATACATCAACAAAACCACTTATATGGATATATGGATACATGTTTGACAAATATCGATGAGATTTATGTTACAATAGGAGACAAAAAGAGAAAGCTGATCCCTGGCAGTACTGTACCATCAAAAGTGAaaggaatatttattatctgtaaa AATCTAAGAACATGGTCATTCTCCTTTAAATTTTCACCTCTTGGGCATGGAAAAAATCTTCTGACTACTCTGTTACATCACGCTTTTCCAAGTCGGCATCAGCTGTTATTTGCCTATGACTACAA AGAAGCTTACTACAGTAGTCTTGACAAAAATGTACAATTGTTTCGAGAGATTTCAGACTGgcaaaaagaattgaaaagaACATTGTGTAAAGATGAGATTAGAAAAGGTTGGAGATTATCTATGGTTAATGCAAAATTTCAGCTTTGTCCAAG TTTATCACAATATGTAGTTGTGCCTGCATCTGTGACTGATAGTCAGTTGACAGATGCAGCCAGACATTTTCAAGGTAATAGACCACCGGTGTGGTCCTGGACAAACGTACACGGCGCGGCATTAGTGAAAATGTCTGAATTATTACCGACGATTACAGAGAGGATGCAAGAGAACATTATGTTCGAAAATGTTCGTAAAAGCCATCCTCAAAAAATAGCCCCAGTTGTTATAGAattgaataaagaaattaatgtaaaattaatagcgACAAGTTTTAGCAAATTTATTAGCTTATGCACTCCAG agaACATCAGACAATTCTGGATTCaagataacaatttttattcgttgtTAGATAATACGAAATGGCTTAAGCATATATCGTATTGCCTGCAAAAGACAGTTGAAGTCTGCGAGCATCTTAATTCAGGAATTTCCGTCATCTTACAAG AAGGTGCTGCCAGAGACTTATGCTGCGTTATATCGAGTTTAGCGCAATTATCACTGGATCAACACTTTCGTACTATAGCAGGTTTTCAATCGTTATTACAAAAAGAATGGGTGGCTGGCGGCCACCCGTTTTGCGATAGACTAGGTCACATCGTGAAAGCTAATTCTGAAAAG tcTCCAGTGTTTCTCTTATACCTTGACTGTGTTTGGCAATTGTGTCATCAGTATCCAACAGAGTTTGAATTCACGGAAACATATCTGACCACCCTGTGGGACGTGGCACATGTTTCCGTCTTcgatacatttattttcaattgcgAGAGAGATCGGGCGGTGGCAGCTATG GATCCAAATACGCCTCTCGTACTTCGTAGCGTGTGGGACTGGCGGGAACAGTTTAATGAGCAAGATATCTTGTTGTTTTACAACCCTTTGTTCGTTTCTCGCAGCGCCAACAGAACGGAAAACGAATTGATAGCCGTGAAACCTTCGTATACGGTTTCCAGTCTCGAACTTTGGACGCAATGCTACTTTCGTTGGATACCGTCGCTCGAAATTCGTAACGGCGGGCAGAGGCATATCGAGCTTTACATTAGGTTACTTCAAAATGACGTAAATCAActtaaaataaacgagaaCCGTGTCTCGTCGATGGACAAAGTTGGTATCTGCTCTCTCCACACGAATATCGACAGCTTTTATCCTTTTAGCAACAACAGATCAGGAAATACTGTCAGTGCACCGATTATGAACAGCTCGATTCTGTTAAGCGAGAGTTTATTAGACGCGCAATCATTAATAACTGCGACCGATTGA